The nucleotide window GTGTCCCGCCTGGCCTCACCGGCGTCGGCGGCGTCCCCGGTCGCACCGGCGGAGCGGCGCTGGGCGGCGGCCGCCATGGCCCGCGCGCTGGTGCGACGCAGGGTGAGCGCCCGGTAGACGTAGTCGATCCCGGTGACCACGGTGAGCACCACCGCGGCGGCCATGACCCACCAGCGGGCGGTGCCGAAGAGCCCGTCCAGCGGCAGGATGTACATGCCGATGGCCAGCGCCTGCAGCACGGTCTTGGCCTTGCCGCCGCGGCTGGCGGCGATGACGCCGTGCCGGATGACCCAGAACCGCAGCAGGGTCACCCCCACCTCGCGGACGAGCACGACGGTGGTGACCCACCACGGCAGCAGCCCCAGGACCGAGAGCCCGAGCAGCGCGGTGCCGGTGAGCGCCTTGTCCGCGATCGGGTCGGCGAGCTTGCCGAACTCGGTGACCTGGTTGGTGCGCCGGGCGATCATCCCGTCGTAGCGGTCGGTGATGATCGCCAGGGCGAAGAACAGCGTGGCCCAGCCGCGGCGGCCGTCGTCCATCCCGCCGTCGGAGAGCAGCAGCAGCGCGAACAGCGGGACGACCGCCAGCCGCAGCACGGTCAGCGCGTTGGGCAGGTTGACCAGGCGCGCGGTCTGCGGCGGGGTCGCCGCAGGATCGGCTGCCCCGTCCGGTACCAGCGCGCTCATGGCCTCAGACCCCGGCCGGCACGGCCAGCGTCGGGTCCCAGGCGGTCGAGCCGGTGGACACGACCACCCGGGCGACGAGGTCCACGCCCTCGGTGTCGACCACCTCGGCGCGCACGACCTGCCCGGCCACCGCGCCCTCGGGCACCCCGGTCACGGTGGTGGTGCCGTCGGCGTCCGGGTCCTGGTGGGCGGCGTGCCCGCCCCAGGTGCCGGGCTCGGTCGCAGCACCCAGGTCGTCGGTGAGCAGCACCTCGACGACCGTGCCGATGCGCTCCTCGGCCCGCTGGGCGGTGAGCTCCTCGACCAGGTCGGTGATCCGCCGCACCCGGGCGTCGATCTCGTCCTGGTCGAGCTTGCCGGGCAGCGTGAGCGCCTCGGTGCCGTCCTCGTCGGAGTAGCCGAACACGCCGACGGCGTCCAGGCGGCCCTCGACGAGGAAGCGCTCGAGCTCGGCGACGTCGGCCTCGGTCTCGCCGGGGAAGCCGAGGATGACGTTGGTGCGGAACCCCGCACCCGGGGCCAGCGAGCGCGCCCGGTCGATGATGCCGAGGAAGTCGTCGGTGCCGCCGAACCGGCGCATGCGGCGCAGCAGGGTCGGCGAGGAGTGCTGGAACGACAGGTCGAAGTAGGGCGCGACACCCGGCGTCGTGGCGATGGTCTCCAGCAGGCCGGGGCGCAGCTCGGCGGGCTGCAGGTAGGCCACCCGCACCCGCACGATGCCCGGGACCGCGGCCAGCTGCGGGAGCAGCTTCTCCAGCGAGCGGAGGTCGCCGACGTCCTTGCCGTAGGAGGTGGAGTTCTCGCTGACCAGCACGATCTCCGTGACGCCCTGCGAGGCCAGCCAGTGCGCCTCGCCGAGGACCTCACCGGCCGGGCGGGAGACGAACGAGCCGCGGAACGCCGGGATGGCGCAGAAGGAGCAGCGGCGGTCGCAGCCCGACGCGATCTTCAGCGCCGCCGAGGGGCCGCTGGCCAGCCGCTTGCGGCGCAGCCAGTCGTGGCCGGGGATGGCGGGGGCGTCGGGCGCCTGGACGGCGGCGGTGCGGTCGACCGGGCTGATCGGCAGCAGCATCCGCCGGTCCTGCGGGGTGTGCGGCACCAGCGGGCGCCCGGTGAGGACGTCGTCGAGCCGGTCGCCGATGGTGGCGTAGTCGTCGAAGCCCAGCACGGTGGCCTCCGGCAGCGCGCCGGCGAGCTCGGAGCCGTACCGCTCGGCCATGCAGCCCACCGCGACGACCTGCGCACCGGAGTCGGTGGCGGCGAGGATCGCGTCGACGGAGTCCTTCTTGGCGCTCTCGATGAACCCGCAGGTGTTCACCAGGACCGCGTCGGCGTCCTCGGCGTCGGCGACCAGCTCGTAGCCGTCACCGGCGAGGCGTCCGGCGAGCTCCTCGGAGTCGACCTCGTTGCGGGCGCAGCCCAGCGTGACGACGGCGACCCGCCGAGCGCCGGAGTGCTGAGCAGCGAGGATCTGCCCTTCGGGGGACGTCATGGGACGGGGCAGGGCAGGCACCTGACCATCCTATGCGCCGGGAGGCCGACCGCCGGGGAGACCAGCGCCACCCTCACCCCGGCCCCCGCCGTCCCCCGGCCCCCGTGCAGGGACCCGCGGCGAGCGGGGCGAGTCGTGGGGGCACGGGGGTCCTTCCTCAGACGTCGCCGCCGCCGCCGCGCAGCAGGAACAGCGTCGACTCCAGCTCGTCGGGCTTGAGCAGCACGTCGCGGGCCTTGGAGCCCTCCGACGGCCCGACGATGCCGCGGCTCTCCATCAGGTCCATCAGCCGGCCGGCCTTGGCGAAGCCGACCCGCAGCTTGCGCTGCAGCATGGAGGTGGACCCGAACTGACTGGTGACGACCAGCTCGACGGCCTGGACCAGCAGCTCCAGGTCGCTGCCGATGTCCTCGTCGATCTCCTTCTTCTCCCCCGCCGCGGCGGTGAAGACCTCCTCGCGGTACTCCGGCTCGGCCTGCCGCTTGGTGAACTCGACGACCGCCTCGATCTCGGCGTCGGAGACGTAGGCGCCCTGGACGCGGATCGGCTTGCCGGCGCCGATCGGCAGGAACAGGGCGTCGCCCATGCCGATCAGCTTCTCCGCGCCCGGCTGGTCGAGGATGACCCGGCTGTCGGTGAGGCTGGAGGTGGAGAACGCCAGCCGCGAGGGCACGTTGGCCTTGATCAGACCGGTGACGACGTCGACCGAGGGGCGCTGGGTGGCCAGCACCAGGTGGATGCCGGCCGCACGGGCCTTCTGGGTGATCCGGACGATCGACTCCTCGACGTCCCGCGGGGCGACCATCATCAGGTCGGCGAGCTCGTCGACGATGGTGAGGATGTAGGGGTAGGGCTGGTAGACCCGCTCGCTGCCGGGCGGGGCGGTGATCTCCCCGCGCTCGACCTTCTTGTTGAAGTCGTCGATGTGCCGCACCCCGGTGGCGCGCATGTCCTGGTAGCGCTGCTCCATCTCCTCCACCAGCCAGGCCAGCGCGGT belongs to Modestobacter sp. L9-4 and includes:
- the pgsA gene encoding CDP-diacylglycerol--glycerol-3-phosphate 3-phosphatidyltransferase — its product is MSALVPDGAADPAATPPQTARLVNLPNALTVLRLAVVPLFALLLLSDGGMDDGRRGWATLFFALAIITDRYDGMIARRTNQVTEFGKLADPIADKALTGTALLGLSVLGLLPWWVTTVVLVREVGVTLLRFWVIRHGVIAASRGGKAKTVLQALAIGMYILPLDGLFGTARWWVMAAAVVLTVVTGIDYVYRALTLRRTSARAMAAAAQRRSAGATGDAADAGEARRDTAA
- the rimO gene encoding 30S ribosomal protein S12 methylthiotransferase RimO, producing the protein MTSPEGQILAAQHSGARRVAVVTLGCARNEVDSEELAGRLAGDGYELVADAEDADAVLVNTCGFIESAKKDSVDAILAATDSGAQVVAVGCMAERYGSELAGALPEATVLGFDDYATIGDRLDDVLTGRPLVPHTPQDRRMLLPISPVDRTAAVQAPDAPAIPGHDWLRRKRLASGPSAALKIASGCDRRCSFCAIPAFRGSFVSRPAGEVLGEAHWLASQGVTEIVLVSENSTSYGKDVGDLRSLEKLLPQLAAVPGIVRVRVAYLQPAELRPGLLETIATTPGVAPYFDLSFQHSSPTLLRRMRRFGGTDDFLGIIDRARSLAPGAGFRTNVILGFPGETEADVAELERFLVEGRLDAVGVFGYSDEDGTEALTLPGKLDQDEIDARVRRITDLVEELTAQRAEERIGTVVEVLLTDDLGAATEPGTWGGHAAHQDPDADGTTTVTGVPEGAVAGQVVRAEVVDTEGVDLVARVVVSTGSTAWDPTLAVPAGV